One Centroberyx gerrardi isolate f3 chromosome 6, fCenGer3.hap1.cur.20231027, whole genome shotgun sequence genomic region harbors:
- the mettl16 gene encoding RNA N(6)-adenosine-methyltransferase mettl16: MALNKSMHPRNRYKDKPPDFAYLASKYPDFQQHVHTSLTGRPVVNFKEPEAVRALTCTLLKEDFGLTIEIPLERLIPTVPLRLNYIHWVEDLIDGQGQPRKGIDIGTGASCIYPLLGATMNGWYFLATEVDDICFDYATKNVEQNNLSDLIKVVKVPQKTLLMDALKEETAIVYDFCMCNPPFFANQLEAKGVNSRNSRRPPPSSVNTGGVTEIMAEGGELEFVKRIIHDSLQLKRRLRWYSCMLGKKCSLAPLKEELRKQGVPKVTHTEFYQGRTMRWALAWSFYDDVIVPSPPSKRRKLEKARKPLSFTLPEAGLKELQAKASAVGCSARGPVDSITALLEKTLTDLRVLHKRVPCRKQQQSLFLTAVENTWIHGRQKRREQTRQLRELPRAPTSAGAGSQTTLTAAVPATAPSSQTQPSSAQNSNTQNSTQNQATTTQEPAEQTPNGGASNEKIKEELQNPTEEQKEVSENVTGEDVDMESPTSTEPPALSPPATGQDTGPKEEPAAAHEVKRTSQEVAPSNRPVSPGADQHFLFKCLLNVMLEERDVGIEMHWVEGQNKDLMNQLCTYLKNTLLKTVGKP, from the exons ATGGCTCTGAACAAATCCATGCATCCCCGGAACCGATACAAAGACAAGCCGCCGGACTTTGCCTACTTGGCGTCCAAGTATCCAGACTTCCAGCAGCACGTGCACACCAGCCTCACCGGCCGACCTGT AGTGAATTTCAAAGAGCCGGAGGCGGTGCGTGCGCTGACCTGCACCCTGCTGAAGGAGGACTTTGGTTTGACCATCGAGATCCCTCTGGAGCGCCTCATACCCACCGTCCCCCTGCGCCTCAACTACATCCACTGGGTGGAGGACCTGATAGATGGCCAGGGCCAGCCACGCAAGGGCATTGACATTG GCACTGGAGCGTCTTGTATCTACCCCTTGCTGGGAGCCACTATGAATGGCTGGTACTTCCTTGCCACAGAGGTAGATGACATCTGCTTTGACTATGCTACGAAAAACGTGGAGCAGAACAACCTCTCTGACCTCATTAAAG TTGTCAAAGTTCCCCAGAAGACCTTACTGATGGACGCCTTGAAAGAAGAGACGGCCATCGTGTACGACTTCTGCATGTGCAACCCTCCTTTTTTTGCCAACCAGCTCGAGGCTAAG ggTGTGAACTCGAGGAACTCACGGCGACCTCCTCCCAGTTCAGTAAACACAGGCGGAGTGACAGAGATCATGGCGGAGGGCGGTGAACTGGAGTTCGTCAAGAGGATCATTCATGACAGCCTGCAGCTCAAGAGACGCCTCCG GTGGTACAGCTGCATGTTGGGGAAGAAATGCAGCTTGGCACCTTTGAAGGAGGAGCTGAGAAAGCAAGGG gtgCCCAAAGTGACCCACACAGAGTTCTACCAGGGACGCACCATGCGCTGGGCACTGGCCTGGAGTTTCTATGACGATGTGATCGTTCCG TCTCCTCCCAGTAAGAGGCGTAAGCTGGAGAAAGCACGGAAGCCGCTGTCGTTCACCCTGCCGGAGGCCGGTCTGAAGGAGCTCCAGGCTAAAGCCTCGGCTGTGGGCTGCAGCGCCCGCGGCCCTGTGGACAGCATCACCGCTCTGCTGGAGAAGACGCTCACTGACCTGCGG GTGCTGCACAAACGTGTCCCAtgcagaaagcagcagcagagcctctTTCTGACCGCTGTGGAGAACACCTGGATCCACGGACGACAGAAACGACGCGAGCAGACCCGTCAGTTACGAGAGCTTCCCAGAGCGCCCACCAGTGCTGGAGCCGGCTCTCAAACCACTTTGACTGCAGCTGTCCCCGCTACTGCCCCATCCTCCCAGACCCAGCCCTCCTCCGCGCAAAACAGCAACACCCAGAACAGCACTCAGAACCAAGCTACTACCACACAGGAGCCGGCAGAGCAAACGCCCAACGGCGGCGCCTCGAACGAGAAGATCAAAGAAGAACTACAAAATCCGACTGAGGAACAAAAAGAGGTCTCGGAAAATGTAACGGGCGAAGATGTGGACATGGAGTCTCCCACTTCCACAGAACCCCCCGCGCTGTCACCACCAgctacaggacaggacactgGCCCAAAGGAAGAACCTGCTGCAGCACATGAAGTGAAACGCACCTCACAGGAAGTGGCGCCCTCAAATCGGCCCGTGAGCCCCGGTGCAGATCAGCATTTCCTCTTCAAGTGTCTGCTGAATGTGATGCTGGAGGAGCGCGATGTGGGGATTGAGATGCACTGGGTCGAGGGCCAGAATAAAGACCTGATGAACCAGCTGTGTACCTACCTGAAGAACACACTGCTAAAGACTGTGGGCAAACCGTAA